One part of the Halobacteria archaeon AArc-dxtr1 genome encodes these proteins:
- a CDS encoding NAD(P)/FAD-dependent oxidoreductase, translated as MEHADVAIVGGGPAGAAAAERAAAHGADTVLFEQGVPRADRAELGPDSTDAAGMLDYWIDIMDFEFEEIPDEVVHRELSGTDFIGPDSRVELNTTGMDSSYDKFGYTFHRTRMDDWLYERARDAGADLRVGTSVKGVESDLSGTTPTHTLTLADGEQLETEALVLADGPQRRITLDALDQFTPSGTSISEHLSPPTANHIAYQEYREFPEELFEEDRLKFWWGYMPGETAYPWVFPNDGTVARVGLTMPIGMSLEDVDHPESYKLLRPDDETLPSGGEYIRRLLELEYGDEYDIETDFPIVDDRGKSNGTETYPISSTRPIESPVEANIAVAGGAMGTTSAFHEGGYHVAVRTGKIAGRLAATDSLANYNDVWKRAIGDEILRNVAFADIVADYGPDDWDRAFDIVSNMQDASNEGALVAKKYSAGIGATKIVAAYKKRKFTYRNGKYVQFRADEYAY; from the coding sequence ATGGAACACGCTGACGTCGCGATCGTCGGTGGCGGCCCGGCGGGCGCTGCCGCAGCCGAGCGCGCGGCCGCTCACGGCGCCGACACCGTCCTGTTCGAGCAGGGGGTTCCGCGGGCGGACCGCGCGGAACTCGGCCCCGACTCGACCGACGCCGCCGGGATGCTCGACTACTGGATCGACATCATGGACTTCGAGTTCGAAGAGATCCCCGACGAGGTCGTCCACCGGGAACTTTCGGGAACCGACTTTATCGGCCCTGACTCGCGGGTCGAACTAAACACGACGGGGATGGATTCCTCCTACGACAAGTTCGGCTACACCTTCCACCGTACCCGGATGGACGACTGGCTCTACGAGCGCGCACGAGACGCCGGCGCCGACCTCCGCGTCGGCACGAGCGTCAAAGGTGTCGAATCTGACCTCTCGGGGACGACGCCGACGCACACGCTGACGCTCGCCGACGGCGAGCAACTCGAGACCGAGGCGCTCGTCTTAGCGGACGGCCCCCAGCGACGGATCACGCTCGACGCACTCGATCAATTCACCCCCTCGGGAACGTCGATCTCCGAGCACCTCTCGCCGCCGACCGCGAATCACATCGCCTACCAGGAGTACCGCGAGTTTCCCGAGGAACTGTTCGAGGAAGACCGGCTCAAGTTCTGGTGGGGGTACATGCCCGGCGAGACGGCCTACCCGTGGGTGTTCCCCAACGACGGCACGGTGGCCCGCGTCGGTTTGACGATGCCCATCGGGATGTCCCTCGAAGACGTCGATCACCCCGAGTCCTACAAGCTGTTGCGCCCGGACGACGAGACACTTCCCTCTGGCGGCGAGTACATCCGCCGCCTGCTCGAACTCGAGTACGGTGACGAGTACGATATCGAGACCGACTTCCCGATCGTCGACGATCGGGGGAAATCGAACGGTACAGAGACGTACCCCATCTCCTCGACGCGTCCAATCGAGTCGCCGGTCGAGGCGAACATCGCAGTCGCCGGGGGAGCGATGGGGACGACCTCGGCGTTCCACGAGGGGGGCTACCACGTCGCCGTCCGAACGGGGAAGATCGCGGGCCGCCTCGCCGCGACGGATTCGCTGGCGAACTACAACGACGTCTGGAAGCGCGCGATCGGCGACGAGATCCTCCGGAACGTCGCCTTCGCCGACATCGTCGCCGACTACGGGCCCGACGACTGGGACCGGGCGTTCGACATCGTCTCGAACATGCAAGACGCCTCGAACGAGGGCGCACTCGTCGCGAAGAAGTACTCCGCGGGCATCGGTGCGACCAAGATCGTCGCCGCCTACAAGAAACGCAAGTTCACCTACCGAAACGGCAAGTACGTCCAGTTCCGTGCGGACGAGTACGCGTACTGA
- a CDS encoding transcriptional regulator, with translation MSDRITMGVDALDRSLGGGVPFGFIVAYTADPASQSERLLYRLTAEHKTHYLTTERSASAVRNALAIAPVETGAPTIRAVDARDPLASATRRVQALPAEAILVVDTADVLEWADREAYLAFLETLSDAVSERNALAILHCLATDEPPPNRSRTEHAADAILALRTQRTSEAVEHRLSVPKFRAGGHSTDVLTLELTDGVAVDESRDIV, from the coding sequence ATGTCCGACCGGATCACGATGGGCGTCGACGCGCTCGACCGGTCGCTCGGCGGCGGCGTTCCGTTCGGATTTATCGTCGCCTACACCGCCGACCCGGCCAGCCAGTCCGAGCGCCTGCTGTACCGCCTGACGGCGGAGCACAAGACTCACTACCTGACCACGGAACGGTCGGCGTCAGCCGTTCGAAACGCCCTCGCGATCGCACCCGTCGAGACGGGCGCGCCGACGATTAGGGCAGTAGACGCACGCGACCCCCTCGCGTCGGCGACCCGCCGCGTGCAGGCGCTCCCGGCGGAGGCGATCCTCGTCGTCGACACGGCCGACGTCCTGGAGTGGGCGGATCGGGAGGCCTACCTCGCGTTCCTCGAGACCCTCTCGGACGCGGTCTCGGAACGCAATGCGCTCGCGATCCTCCACTGTCTCGCGACCGACGAGCCACCTCCAAACCGCAGTCGTACCGAACACGCTGCCGACGCGATCCTCGCCCTCCGGACACAGCGGACCAGCGAGGCCGTCGAGCACCGTCTTTCGGTCCCGAAGTTCCGCGCCGGCGGACACTCGACCGACGTCCTCACGCTCGAACTAACCGACGGCGTCGCGGTCGACGAGAGCCGAGATATCGTCTAG
- a CDS encoding peptidylprolyl isomerase — MSEEQEADEQADDVSEEQSPDDESAAEGLQEGDFVEIEYTAYTVEGDQLVDTTDPEVAEEEGVDSQGQEFKPRTIVLGEGHIFADVEEAIVGSEAGDSDTVTIDAVDAFGEYDPDDVQTVSAEKIDEDDRYPGANVQVDGQQGYISTIIGGRARVDFNHPLAGEDVEYEYTVTDVVDDREQQAAGLFEMYLGMEPDLWIETDEVEEEVPVEPDEDADDDAEPEFETETVEKESLYLEATPQMTMNQQWMMGKQQIAQDLMGKVDVDRVIVQEIIDGMGGMGMPGMMGGMGGGAGAEDIEAALEDADVDADEIVEELEGAEE, encoded by the coding sequence ATGAGCGAAGAACAGGAGGCCGACGAGCAGGCCGACGACGTTAGCGAGGAGCAGTCCCCAGACGACGAGTCCGCCGCCGAAGGGCTCCAAGAGGGCGACTTCGTCGAGATTGAGTACACCGCCTACACCGTCGAGGGCGACCAGCTGGTTGACACGACCGACCCCGAGGTCGCAGAAGAAGAGGGCGTCGATTCCCAGGGCCAGGAGTTCAAGCCCCGAACGATCGTCCTCGGAGAGGGCCACATCTTCGCCGACGTCGAGGAGGCAATCGTCGGCAGCGAGGCCGGCGACTCGGACACCGTGACGATCGACGCCGTCGACGCCTTCGGCGAGTACGATCCCGACGACGTCCAGACTGTAAGCGCCGAGAAGATTGACGAGGACGACCGCTACCCCGGTGCTAACGTCCAGGTCGACGGCCAGCAGGGCTACATCAGCACGATTATCGGCGGCCGTGCCCGCGTCGACTTCAACCACCCCCTGGCGGGTGAGGACGTCGAGTACGAGTACACGGTCACCGACGTCGTCGACGACCGCGAGCAGCAGGCCGCCGGCCTGTTCGAGATGTACCTCGGCATGGAGCCCGACCTCTGGATCGAGACCGACGAAGTCGAAGAGGAGGTTCCCGTCGAACCTGACGAAGACGCAGACGACGACGCCGAACCCGAGTTCGAGACCGAAACCGTCGAGAAGGAGTCGCTCTACCTCGAGGCAACTCCCCAGATGACGATGAACCAGCAGTGGATGATGGGCAAACAGCAGATCGCCCAGGATCTCATGGGTAAGGTCGACGTCGACCGCGTCATCGTCCAGGAGATCATCGACGGCATGGGCGGTATGGGCATGCCCGGTATGATGGGCGGCATGGGCGGCGGCGCCGGTGCCGAGGACATCGAGGCGGCCCTCGAAGACGCCGACGTCGACGCAGACGAGATCGTCGAGGAACTGGAAGGCGCCGAAGAGTAA
- the cyaB gene encoding class IV adenylate cyclase — translation MYEVEVKVPAELGVVRDRLAEIGASPTDAVVQRDTYYDAPHRSFEETDEALRIRREEPADAEGGSSARVTYKGPLVDADSKTREEAETALGNGETFDAILGHLGFEPAATVRKERERYRIEGYTVTLDAVDGVGEYVEVETEAEDREIEAAREGAFELVERLSLDPDDQVRTSYLGMLLSN, via the coding sequence ATGTACGAGGTCGAAGTGAAGGTTCCTGCCGAGCTCGGGGTCGTTCGTGACCGACTCGCCGAGATCGGGGCGAGCCCGACCGACGCGGTCGTCCAGCGAGACACCTACTACGACGCACCCCACCGCTCGTTCGAAGAGACCGACGAGGCGCTGCGGATTCGACGTGAGGAGCCAGCCGACGCCGAAGGGGGGTCGAGCGCCCGGGTGACCTACAAGGGCCCGCTGGTCGACGCGGACTCGAAGACCCGCGAGGAGGCCGAGACGGCTCTCGGCAACGGTGAGACGTTCGACGCGATCCTCGGCCACCTCGGCTTCGAGCCAGCCGCAACGGTTCGTAAGGAACGCGAGCGGTACCGCATCGAGGGGTACACCGTGACGCTCGACGCCGTCGACGGCGTCGGCGAGTACGTCGAAGTCGAGACCGAGGCCGAGGACCGCGAGATCGAGGCGGCCCGTGAAGGAGCGTTTGAGCTCGTAGAGCGACTCTCGCTCGATCCTGACGACCAGGTTCGGACCTCCTATCTCGGAATGCTGCTGTCGAACTGA
- a CDS encoding methionine adenosyltransferase, which produces MSERNIRVEPIDRRAVEDQEVEIVERKGIGHPDSICDGVAEHVAGALAREYLNRVGKVLHFNTDETQLVAGEAAPAFGGGEVVDPIYLLIVGRATKRYGGELFPAETIALRAAREYLESEIPQLTYGEDIVVDVKLGEGSGDLQDVFGEDEVQVPMANDTSFGVGHAPLSETEQIVLEAERRLNGPFAAENPYLGTDVKIMGKREGDAIDVTVAAAMIDEHLADIDAYVDAVEAVREEVEAVAAEHTDRDVTVYVNTADDVESGSIYLTVTGTSAEQGDDGSVGRGNRANGLITPNRSMSMEATSGKNPVNHIGKIYNLLSTDIAEDVVAEVDGIRDLRVRLLSQIGRPIDEPHVADVHVVTEDGVELAAVHDEIEAIVDDGLANVTDVTRRVIDGELTTF; this is translated from the coding sequence ATGAGCGAACGGAATATCAGGGTCGAGCCAATCGACCGCCGGGCAGTCGAAGACCAGGAAGTCGAAATCGTCGAGCGAAAGGGGATCGGACACCCCGACTCCATCTGTGACGGGGTCGCAGAGCACGTCGCGGGCGCGCTGGCCCGGGAGTATCTAAACCGGGTTGGGAAGGTTCTACACTTCAACACTGACGAGACGCAGCTGGTTGCCGGCGAGGCCGCCCCCGCCTTCGGCGGCGGCGAGGTCGTCGACCCAATCTACCTGCTGATCGTCGGTCGGGCGACCAAGCGCTACGGGGGCGAGCTGTTCCCCGCCGAAACGATCGCCCTTCGGGCTGCGCGGGAGTACTTAGAGAGTGAGATCCCCCAGCTCACCTACGGCGAGGATATCGTCGTCGACGTCAAACTCGGCGAAGGAAGCGGCGACCTGCAGGACGTCTTCGGCGAGGACGAAGTGCAGGTTCCGATGGCAAACGACACGAGCTTCGGCGTCGGCCACGCGCCCCTCTCGGAAACGGAACAGATCGTCCTCGAGGCCGAACGTCGGCTCAACGGCCCGTTCGCCGCCGAGAACCCCTATCTCGGCACCGACGTCAAGATCATGGGCAAACGCGAGGGCGACGCCATCGACGTCACCGTCGCCGCCGCGATGATCGACGAACATCTGGCCGACATCGACGCCTACGTCGACGCGGTGGAGGCGGTCCGCGAGGAGGTCGAGGCCGTCGCCGCCGAGCACACCGACCGTGACGTGACTGTCTACGTCAACACCGCCGACGACGTCGAGTCCGGCTCGATCTATCTCACCGTCACCGGCACCTCCGCCGAACAGGGCGACGACGGCTCTGTCGGCCGGGGTAATCGCGCTAATGGCCTCATCACGCCCAACCGCTCGATGTCGATGGAGGCGACGAGCGGGAAGAATCCGGTAAACCACATCGGAAAGATCTACAACCTCCTCTCGACGGATATCGCTGAAGACGTCGTCGCCGAGGTCGACGGCATCCGCGACCTGCGAGTGCGCCTGCTCAGCCAGATCGGTCGCCCGATCGACGAGCCCCACGTCGCCGACGTCCACGTCGTCACCGAAGACGGCGTCGAACTGGCGGCGGTTCACGACGAGATCGAGGCGATCGTCGACGACGGACTCGCCAACGTCACCGACGTGACCCGGCGCGTGATCGACGGCGAGTTGACGACGTTTTAG
- a CDS encoding acyltransferase, protein MTADRRHDRVRTHPTPGGANSLAHWTDARSPLRVAINYVVIWLIRVSPSLRLKRWLMRRIGVTVGSGVSWGLEATPDVFWPELITVRDDAIVGYDATLLCHEFLQEEYRTGEVVVGERAMIGAGAIVLPGVEIGADASVAANSLVTRDVPPGETVAGVPARPMGGESTEGADSPTGT, encoded by the coding sequence GTGACCGCCGATCGCCGACACGACCGGGTCCGAACGCACCCCACACCGGGTGGTGCGAACTCTCTTGCACACTGGACGGATGCCAGAAGTCCCCTACGCGTTGCGATCAACTACGTTGTGATCTGGCTTATCCGCGTCTCGCCGAGCCTCCGGCTCAAACGCTGGCTCATGCGACGCATCGGTGTGACTGTCGGTTCGGGCGTCTCGTGGGGGCTCGAGGCGACGCCTGACGTCTTCTGGCCCGAGCTGATCACGGTACGAGACGACGCTATCGTCGGCTACGACGCGACGCTGCTGTGTCACGAGTTCCTCCAAGAGGAGTACCGAACCGGCGAGGTCGTCGTCGGTGAACGCGCGATGATCGGCGCGGGAGCGATCGTCCTTCCCGGCGTCGAAATCGGCGCGGACGCGAGCGTGGCGGCGAACTCGCTCGTAACCAGAGACGTCCCGCCCGGCGAGACCGTCGCGGGTGTGCCCGCCAGGCCGATGGGTGGTGAGTCGACAGAGGGCGCCGACTCGCCAACAGGAACCTAA
- a CDS encoding ATP-binding protein: MSNPIAVPSSPKAIAALYVLVSTIWIATSDQAVDLLVDDPSLVTQIQTAKGFAFVAGSGLLIYVLVERGQRTLEETNDRLDRALKQTTILLRLLRHNLRNSCNVIGGNVALLQRRLDEGTERLETIEEHTEELVLMGEKTSVLRQVLLEESAERSEIDLANLTEHVADRLREEYPDATIRTETPEAARIQTDPRLETALYELGENAIVHDDDCAWIEFDVTDHTDRITIELTDTGPGLPSIERVVLEREFETPMIHSEGLGLWIARTVVHRADGELEVRGDSDR, from the coding sequence GTGTCGAACCCGATAGCCGTCCCCTCCTCGCCGAAGGCGATCGCCGCGCTCTACGTACTTGTGAGCACGATCTGGATCGCCACCTCGGATCAGGCTGTCGACCTGCTCGTCGACGATCCGTCGCTCGTCACCCAGATTCAGACGGCAAAGGGCTTCGCCTTCGTCGCCGGGTCCGGGCTGTTGATCTACGTACTGGTCGAACGCGGGCAGCGAACGCTCGAAGAGACGAACGACCGGCTCGATCGTGCCCTCAAGCAGACTACGATCCTGTTGCGACTGTTACGACACAACCTCCGAAACAGCTGTAACGTGATCGGCGGGAACGTCGCCTTGCTTCAACGGCGCCTCGACGAGGGGACAGAGCGGCTCGAGACGATCGAGGAACATACCGAAGAACTCGTACTGATGGGCGAGAAGACGAGCGTTCTTCGCCAAGTGTTGCTCGAGGAGTCGGCCGAACGAAGCGAGATAGACCTCGCCAACCTCACGGAGCACGTTGCCGACCGCCTTCGCGAAGAGTACCCCGACGCGACGATTCGGACGGAGACGCCAGAGGCTGCCCGGATCCAAACCGACCCTCGGCTCGAGACCGCGCTGTACGAACTCGGAGAGAACGCCATCGTCCACGACGATGACTGCGCATGGATTGAGTTCGACGTCACGGATCACACCGACCGGATCACGATCGAACTCACGGATACCGGACCGGGACTCCCGTCGATCGAACGGGTCGTCCTCGAGCGGGAGTTCGAGACGCCGATGATTCACTCTGAGGGACTGGGGTTGTGGATCGCGCGGACGGTCGTCCACCGGGCCGACGGCGAACTCGAGGTTCGAGGCGACAGTGACCGCTAG
- a CDS encoding nitrous oxide reductase accessory protein NosL, whose product MERLRASGWSRRHVLSGSLSIGLVAVAGCLDGTDGDDAAGDDGSNGNAAELELVDHPGDEPTDVPTSTCPVCSMQPQQYDEWNAQLAHEDEGGLFFDTTGCLFAYLTDPTAFGGPEADVGGVWVTDFETHETIDATAATFVLEHDDGRLDDPMAPNPLPFADEDDATAYVDSYDDLDESDLAAYDGVRSEDAGRWSSHAP is encoded by the coding sequence ATGGAGCGTCTTCGGGCGAGTGGCTGGTCTCGGCGACATGTTCTCAGCGGATCTCTCTCGATCGGACTGGTAGCCGTTGCGGGCTGTCTCGACGGTACCGATGGAGACGACGCTGCGGGCGACGACGGCTCGAACGGGAACGCCGCCGAGCTCGAACTCGTCGATCATCCGGGCGACGAACCGACTGACGTCCCCACGAGCACCTGTCCAGTCTGTAGTATGCAGCCCCAGCAGTACGACGAGTGGAACGCCCAGCTCGCTCACGAAGACGAGGGCGGGCTCTTTTTCGATACGACGGGCTGTCTGTTCGCCTACCTCACAGATCCGACTGCTTTCGGCGGACCCGAGGCCGACGTCGGTGGCGTCTGGGTGACCGACTTCGAAACCCACGAGACGATCGACGCGACGGCAGCCACGTTCGTCTTGGAACACGACGATGGCCGACTCGACGATCCAATGGCGCCCAACCCGCTCCCATTTGCCGACGAGGACGATGCAACAGCGTACGTCGATTCCTACGACGATCTGGACGAGTCAGATCTGGCGGCGTACGACGGCGTCCGCTCGGAAGATGCCGGCCGATGGAGTAGCCACGCCCCGTGA
- a CDS encoding SRPBCC family protein, with the protein MPIYERRTRVRAPLDDVWAFHSQVDGLEALTPGWLGLRVDAVRGPDGTEEPPILESGSEIDLSVAPAGIGPRTQFRSVITGRDRNDANAWFRDEMVDGPFDYWNHTHTFRADGADTIVHDHVEYELPFGVLGSALGPLGRVGMAPMFRHRHRRTRALLERPEPNAFWRRTD; encoded by the coding sequence ATGCCGATCTACGAGCGCCGGACACGAGTTCGTGCGCCCCTCGATGATGTCTGGGCGTTTCACTCGCAAGTCGACGGGCTGGAGGCGCTGACACCGGGCTGGCTCGGACTGCGGGTCGACGCCGTTCGCGGTCCGGACGGGACCGAAGAGCCACCGATTCTAGAATCCGGATCGGAGATCGACCTCTCGGTTGCACCTGCCGGTATCGGTCCGCGAACGCAGTTTCGGTCAGTGATTACTGGACGCGACCGAAACGATGCCAACGCCTGGTTTCGCGACGAGATGGTCGACGGTCCGTTCGATTACTGGAACCACACGCATACCTTTCGGGCCGACGGTGCCGACACGATCGTCCACGACCACGTCGAGTACGAACTTCCCTTCGGGGTCCTCGGATCCGCGCTTGGCCCCCTTGGTCGGGTAGGAATGGCGCCGATGTTCCGACACCGCCACCGGCGCACCCGAGCACTCCTTGAGAGACCTGAACCAAACGCGTTTTGGCGACGCACCGACTAG
- a CDS encoding Lrp/AsnC family transcriptional regulator: MSTQRTEDRILEALEEDAQASYADIAARADVSKPTVRKYINRLEEDGVIVGYSADVDPKKLSSQTIALVGIDVASERYVEATRALKALSEIESLYTSSGDHMLMAEVRAEDGDALGETISESILGIEGVTAAHPSFLQERLK, encoded by the coding sequence ATGAGCACGCAGCGGACCGAAGACCGCATTCTCGAAGCCTTAGAGGAGGACGCCCAGGCTTCCTACGCAGATATTGCAGCCCGGGCGGACGTCTCGAAGCCGACGGTTAGAAAGTATATCAATAGACTCGAGGAAGACGGCGTTATCGTCGGCTACTCTGCGGACGTCGACCCAAAGAAACTCTCGAGCCAGACCATCGCCCTCGTCGGAATCGACGTCGCCAGCGAGCGCTACGTGGAAGCGACCCGGGCGCTCAAAGCGCTCTCGGAAATCGAGTCGCTGTACACGTCGAGTGGCGATCACATGCTGATGGCCGAGGTCCGTGCCGAAGACGGCGACGCGCTCGGAGAGACGATCTCTGAGTCTATTCTCGGAATCGAGGGCGTCACCGCCGCCCATCCGTCCTTCCTCCAGGAGCGATTGAAGTAG
- a CDS encoding DUF4367 domain-containing protein translates to MTSPRRILFVLALICLLLLAGYAGVGVFGDDADPGEEIREEVSTATPPTELSATVETTVEIDGEESETETVDRWLRDDGTSRTEGVDGDYLIVTDGEQSWHHDRETDSVQTFELADTDESRLDRIYGEHERYFEQLDVAAVSETSVDDRDVYEVTFETPTTETVERSVDVLIDDTVYQLPIETAIEETGDEYAERVTVAFDRETMFPLSYELDAETTTLEITYTNVTVDPEPGFDDDLFTFEPPEDEPPEEIVFPSYEAFDTVTEAGEAAPVDVTEPSAIPERFDLETSDVWEYPDEDRTAVQLRYGSDDDESVQISVGDAPREIPVTGESIDINGAEATLATTDQGTELEWERDGQHYHVFGSDSLESETVIEIAASLD, encoded by the coding sequence ATGACGTCCCCGCGTCGAATCCTGTTCGTTCTCGCTCTCATCTGCCTCTTGTTACTGGCGGGATATGCGGGGGTAGGCGTCTTCGGTGACGACGCAGACCCCGGCGAAGAGATCCGAGAAGAGGTCTCAACAGCGACGCCCCCGACTGAGCTGTCGGCGACCGTCGAGACGACCGTCGAAATCGACGGCGAGGAGTCCGAGACGGAAACGGTCGACCGCTGGCTTCGCGATGACGGGACCAGCCGAACCGAGGGTGTGGATGGCGACTACCTGATCGTCACCGACGGTGAGCAGTCCTGGCACCACGATCGTGAGACTGATTCGGTACAGACATTCGAACTGGCAGACACTGACGAGAGTCGACTCGACCGAATCTACGGGGAACACGAACGCTACTTCGAGCAGTTAGACGTCGCCGCTGTCTCCGAGACGTCCGTCGACGACCGCGACGTCTACGAGGTAACGTTCGAAACACCCACGACCGAGACCGTCGAGCGCTCGGTCGACGTCCTGATCGACGACACCGTCTACCAGCTCCCGATCGAGACCGCGATCGAGGAGACAGGAGACGAGTACGCAGAGCGCGTCACCGTCGCGTTCGACCGCGAGACGATGTTCCCGCTGTCATACGAGCTGGACGCCGAGACGACCACCCTCGAGATCACCTACACGAACGTAACCGTCGATCCCGAGCCCGGCTTCGACGACGACCTGTTCACGTTCGAGCCGCCGGAAGACGAACCGCCGGAAGAGATCGTCTTCCCGAGCTACGAGGCGTTCGATACCGTCACAGAGGCGGGAGAGGCTGCCCCCGTCGACGTCACCGAACCGTCGGCCATCCCGGAGCGATTCGACCTCGAAACGAGCGACGTCTGGGAGTACCCAGACGAGGATCGGACAGCGGTTCAGCTACGGTACGGCTCGGACGACGACGAATCGGTCCAGATTTCGGTCGGGGACGCTCCCAGAGAGATCCCGGTAACCGGCGAATCCATCGATATCAACGGGGCCGAGGCTACGCTGGCCACCACCGACCAGGGAACCGAACTCGAGTGGGAACGCGACGGACAGCACTACCACGTCTTCGGCTCAGACTCTCTCGAGTCGGAGACGGTGATCGAGATCGCCGCCTCACTCGACTGA
- a CDS encoding thiamine pyrophosphate-dependent enzyme: MSAFNAIGDDREIDRDEFTPGLEPQPTWCPGCGDFSVLKALKQALPEVGRTPDEVLTVTGIGCSGKLNSYLETYGFHTIHGRSLPVARAAKLANDGLEVIAAGGDGDGYGIGGNHFVHTARENHDMTYIVFNNEIFGLTKGQTSPTSPKGHTSKTTPHGNAKSPIRPLSTALTSGATYIARTAAVNPNQAKEIIKEAIEHDGFAHVDFLTQCPTWNKDARQYVPYVDIQESDDYDFDIHDREEAQEMMFETETALHEGSVLTGRYFVDERPSYQEQKKELGEMPEEPLAERYFDEDAEWERSYDLLERHK, encoded by the coding sequence ATGAGTGCATTCAACGCAATCGGAGACGACCGCGAGATCGACCGTGACGAGTTCACGCCCGGTCTCGAGCCCCAGCCGACCTGGTGTCCGGGCTGTGGTGACTTCAGCGTCCTCAAGGCGCTGAAGCAGGCGCTCCCGGAAGTCGGACGCACCCCTGACGAGGTGCTTACCGTCACGGGGATCGGCTGCTCGGGCAAACTGAACAGCTACCTCGAGACGTACGGTTTCCACACGATCCACGGCCGCTCGCTGCCCGTCGCTCGCGCAGCGAAGCTCGCCAACGACGGCCTCGAAGTGATCGCAGCCGGTGGCGACGGCGACGGCTACGGGATCGGCGGCAACCACTTCGTCCACACCGCCCGGGAGAACCACGATATGACCTACATCGTGTTCAACAACGAGATCTTCGGCCTCACGAAGGGCCAGACCTCGCCGACCTCCCCGAAGGGCCACACGTCGAAGACGACGCCCCACGGCAACGCGAAGTCGCCGATCCGACCACTGTCAACGGCGCTGACCTCGGGTGCGACCTACATCGCGCGCACCGCCGCGGTCAACCCGAACCAGGCCAAGGAGATCATCAAGGAAGCGATCGAGCACGACGGCTTCGCGCACGTCGACTTCCTCACCCAGTGTCCTACCTGGAACAAGGACGCCCGACAGTACGTCCCGTACGTGGACATCCAAGAGTCAGACGACTACGACTTCGACATCCACGACCGCGAGGAGGCCCAGGAGATGATGTTCGAGACGGAAACCGCCCTCCACGAAGGCAGCGTCCTGACGGGCCGGTACTTCGTCGACGAACGACCCTCCTACCAGGAACAGAAGAAAGAACTCGGCGAGATGCCCGAGGAACCGCTCGCAGAGCGGTACTTCGACGAGGACGCCGAGTGGGAACGTAGCTACGATCTGCTCGAGCGCCACAAGTAG